In Providencia sneebia DSM 19967, one DNA window encodes the following:
- the nlpE gene encoding envelope stress response activation lipoprotein NlpE (NlpE, an outer membrane lipoprotein, interacts directly with CpxA, the sensor histidine kinase of the Cpx system for response to envelope stress.) gives MKKSLFSALIAMSVITVVGCQTVTKEPKVTYIDRAYTGIIPCADCSGIEATLLVNQDGTYVEQLVYLGTRDGDQTFNETGTWAKDGNKLRMTNAKGERAYFLPSTDDKSMTLLDQEGNKIDSELNYTLKQVAPSKKIGEYRYFADAATFTECKTGRQFAAEGLELEKGYSATGVTGGTPVYAEIEGYYTVRPSMEDGLFDPALVQTGEIMFDKSTSCK, from the coding sequence ATGAAAAAATCACTATTTTCAGCATTAATAGCGATGAGTGTAATAACTGTAGTAGGCTGCCAAACGGTGACTAAAGAGCCTAAAGTAACCTACATAGACAGAGCTTATACTGGCATTATACCTTGTGCTGATTGTTCAGGTATTGAAGCAACATTGCTGGTTAATCAAGATGGTACCTATGTTGAACAATTAGTGTACTTAGGTACTCGCGATGGCGATCAAACATTTAATGAAACTGGTACATGGGCTAAAGATGGTAATAAATTACGCATGACAAATGCGAAAGGTGAACGAGCTTACTTCTTACCATCAACCGATGACAAATCAATGACATTACTGGATCAAGAAGGTAATAAAATTGATTCAGAGTTGAACTATACATTAAAGCAAGTCGCACCAAGTAAGAAAATCGGTGAGTATCGCTACTTTGCTGATGCAGCCACATTTACAGAATGTAAAACAGGCCGTCAATTTGCAGCGGAAGGGTTAGAGCTTGAAAAAGGCTATAGTGCGACAGGTGTCACAGGTGGAACCCCTGTATATGCTGAAATTGAAGGATACTATACCGTTAGACCTTCAATGGAAGATGGACTTTTCGATCCTGCTTTAGTACAAACAGGTGAGATCATGTTTGATAAATCAACTTCTTGCAAATAA
- the rof gene encoding Rho-binding antiterminator, which yields MSTDTEYQPINCDDYEYLELACQRELKLEIQLYGGEIVEGKASDLLLRKKVEYLILETLDGTKELRLDYIVTFSHPEIGTIVVDLSH from the coding sequence ATGTCTACAGATACTGAATATCAACCTATCAATTGTGATGATTATGAATATCTTGAGCTCGCCTGCCAACGTGAGTTGAAATTAGAAATTCAACTTTATGGCGGTGAGATTGTTGAAGGGAAAGCCAGTGACTTACTCTTACGGAAGAAAGTAGAGTACTTGATTTTAGAGACTCTCGATGGGACAAAAGAGTTAAGATTGGATTATATCGTAACCTTCAGTCATCCTGAAATCGGCA